From the genome of Clostridium sp. BNL1100, one region includes:
- a CDS encoding substrate-binding domain-containing protein has translation MRIKQLIILLSLTSLIIIVFSSGCSYKNPAENPDKITIGLSMATLHEERWQRDVDALREKAQAKGAEILFRNANNNIDNQISQVKNLLSKGIDILIIVAQDYEKSQQAVQLARNKGIRVICYDRLIKNGNTDFYVSFDNIKVGEYMASLMVSKVPKGNYIIINGGKTDNNSFMYNKGFKNILDKYLYEGTIKIVDEVWADDWNPEDAFKCVNKALRAGKKIDAVIAANDGLAGSAIEALSKKHMDGKVFVVGHDADISGCQRVAEGTQLLTVYKPIDQLAEKAIDVAMGLLKNDYYASNKVINDGEYDIPYEMVEPVVVTKDSLIDTVIRAGFHKLEDVYRHVPKNQWPSQK, from the coding sequence ATGAGGATTAAGCAACTAATAATACTCCTTTCACTTACAAGTCTGATTATTATAGTTTTTTCATCCGGTTGCTCTTATAAAAACCCAGCCGAAAACCCTGACAAAATAACCATTGGCCTCTCCATGGCTACCCTTCACGAGGAACGTTGGCAAAGAGACGTAGATGCTCTCAGGGAAAAAGCCCAAGCTAAAGGAGCCGAGATTCTTTTCCGTAATGCAAACAATAACATAGACAATCAGATTTCACAGGTTAAAAATCTGCTGTCAAAGGGTATAGACATTCTTATAATTGTTGCCCAAGACTACGAAAAATCACAGCAGGCTGTGCAACTTGCCAGAAATAAAGGAATAAGGGTAATTTGCTATGACAGGCTGATTAAAAATGGAAACACTGATTTTTATGTCTCTTTTGACAATATAAAAGTTGGAGAATATATGGCCTCCCTCATGGTATCCAAAGTACCCAAAGGGAATTACATAATAATAAACGGAGGTAAAACCGATAATAATAGCTTTATGTATAATAAAGGTTTTAAAAATATATTGGATAAATATCTTTACGAAGGCACTATAAAAATCGTCGATGAAGTCTGGGCAGACGACTGGAATCCTGAAGATGCCTTTAAGTGTGTGAATAAGGCCCTTCGTGCCGGTAAAAAGATTGATGCAGTTATTGCGGCTAATGACGGTCTTGCAGGCTCTGCAATAGAAGCCCTTTCTAAAAAACACATGGATGGAAAGGTTTTTGTGGTCGGACACGACGCCGACATATCCGGCTGCCAGAGAGTAGCCGAAGGTACTCAGCTATTGACTGTTTACAAGCCTATAGACCAATTAGCTGAAAAGGCTATTGATGTTGCAATGGGTCTTTTAAAAAATGATTACTATGCCAGTAATAAAGTTATTAATGACGGTGAATATGATATTCCCTATGAAATGGTAGAACCTGTGGTAGTCACAAAGGATTCACTTATTGATACTGTTATACGTGCAGGATTTCATAAGCTTGAAGATGTATACAGGCATGTCCCCAAAAACCAATGGCCCAGCCAAAAATAG
- a CDS encoding carbohydrate-binding domain-containing protein yields MKKKLVLVLTLAGTLACSSMLTKAAVTGDLNSDGGVNALDIAAMKSSLLGVSTISDTKAADLNGDSSVDAIDFALLKSYLLGNITTFPVDTVTPVDPEDAWKANVGKINLGSTITCTGTGVAVSGSTVNITAGGDFEVAGTLSNGMIYVNTTEKVKLRLNGCNITNSSGPAIYFQNVDKGFITIVEGSTNNLTDAKTYSTANSEAKAVISSNDDLEIKGAGTLNITGNYKHGIAGDDDIKIENGNINIKSAPTDGIHCNNTIEITGGTLNITATSDCIDTDGDIIIENGTLALSAGDDGIHSELDLTFNGGTTTVLKSYEGIEGKTVTTVNNGTINITATEDGLCAGNQLVINGGNIAIMSGKDPYDSNGTITMTGGNAVIYGGGQPDGCADCDTNNFTITGGTLAAVGGCTSSPTASTSKQCSAILTGPSLNAVVSIKNASGTEIYNFTAKKAGSTLLFTSPSLLSGQTYNLYINGTLSKTFTTSTMVTTAGGSIFGGGGIRW; encoded by the coding sequence ATGAAAAAGAAGTTAGTTTTGGTACTTACGCTGGCAGGTACTCTTGCTTGTAGTAGTATGTTAACAAAAGCAGCTGTTACGGGAGATTTAAATTCTGATGGGGGAGTAAATGCACTGGATATTGCCGCCATGAAGAGCAGTCTTTTAGGTGTTTCTACAATTAGTGATACTAAAGCTGCTGACTTAAATGGTGATAGTTCGGTGGATGCCATTGACTTTGCATTACTGAAAAGTTATCTACTGGGAAACATAACCACGTTCCCTGTTGATACTGTTACTCCCGTAGATCCTGAAGATGCATGGAAAGCAAATGTCGGTAAAATCAACCTAGGCAGTACAATAACTTGTACTGGAACAGGTGTGGCAGTAAGTGGCTCAACTGTTAATATTACTGCCGGAGGTGATTTCGAGGTGGCAGGTACTTTGTCAAATGGTATGATTTACGTTAATACTACAGAGAAAGTTAAGTTGCGTCTAAATGGTTGTAATATAACCAATTCAAGTGGACCGGCAATTTATTTTCAAAACGTGGACAAGGGATTTATTACAATTGTAGAGGGGTCAACAAACAACTTAACGGATGCAAAAACGTACTCTACGGCTAATTCTGAAGCTAAAGCTGTTATATCCAGCAATGACGATTTAGAAATAAAGGGTGCCGGAACTTTAAATATTACCGGTAATTACAAACACGGTATTGCAGGTGATGACGATATCAAAATTGAAAATGGGAATATTAACATTAAATCTGCCCCTACAGACGGAATACATTGCAACAATACAATAGAAATTACCGGAGGAACACTAAATATCACCGCAACTTCAGATTGTATTGACACAGATGGTGATATAATAATTGAGAATGGTACCTTGGCTCTAAGTGCAGGTGACGACGGGATTCATTCTGAATTGGATTTAACATTTAACGGCGGTACAACTACAGTTTTAAAATCCTATGAAGGTATTGAGGGCAAAACTGTAACAACTGTTAATAATGGTACTATTAATATTACAGCAACTGAAGATGGCTTGTGTGCCGGTAACCAATTAGTTATCAACGGTGGAAATATTGCAATAATGTCTGGAAAAGACCCTTATGACTCAAACGGAACCATAACTATGACCGGGGGAAATGCAGTTATTTATGGGGGCGGTCAACCTGATGGCTGTGCTGATTGTGATACTAACAATTTCACTATAACCGGAGGAACTCTTGCGGCAGTGGGTGGATGCACATCTTCTCCTACTGCAAGTACATCTAAACAATGTTCAGCTATATTAACCGGGCCTTCATTAAATGCTGTTGTGAGCATAAAAAATGCTTCCGGAACTGAAATCTATAACTTTACAGCAAAAAAAGCCGGTTCAACATTGCTGTTTACTTCTCCGTCTTTATTATCAGGTCAAACTTATAACCTGTACATTAACGGTACACTATCAAAGACATTTACAACCAGTACTATGGTAACCACTGCAGGTGGCTCTATCTTTGGTGGAGGCGGTATCCGTTGGTAA
- a CDS encoding DUF2461 domain-containing protein, giving the protein MSFNGFTGEALRFLFENRMNNSKEWYDSHKPDYKKYVYNPFLELIEELIPTIMEIDNQIITIPSKLISRVRRDTRFTKDKTLYRDNVWIVFLRDKSIMSTSPCFWFELTQKGSSYGVGFYGAETKSMANMREMIINRHPLFLDALACYESQNQFVIGGDMYKRSKFPDQSENLKLWLDRKNVFFESVQNNFKLAFSKELPEVLKQGFLQLKPIYDFLCMIEAYGG; this is encoded by the coding sequence ATGAGTTTTAATGGATTTACCGGCGAAGCCCTTAGATTTCTTTTTGAGAATAGAATGAACAACAGTAAGGAATGGTACGATAGTCATAAACCCGATTATAAAAAATATGTGTATAATCCTTTTTTAGAATTAATTGAAGAGTTGATACCTACCATAATGGAAATAGATAACCAAATTATAACTATACCGTCAAAATTGATTTCCAGAGTTCGTAGGGATACAAGGTTTACCAAAGATAAAACACTTTACAGAGATAATGTATGGATTGTTTTTCTTAGGGATAAAAGCATTATGTCAACCTCCCCATGTTTCTGGTTTGAACTAACTCAAAAGGGGTCAAGCTATGGAGTAGGATTCTACGGTGCAGAAACGAAGTCAATGGCTAATATGCGGGAAATGATAATTAACAGACACCCTCTGTTTCTGGATGCCCTTGCTTGCTATGAATCCCAAAATCAGTTTGTTATTGGCGGCGATATGTATAAGCGAAGCAAATTCCCTGACCAATCCGAAAATCTAAAATTATGGCTGGATAGAAAAAATGTTTTCTTTGAAAGTGTACAGAACAACTTCAAACTTGCATTTTCAAAAGAATTGCCTGAAGTATTAAAGCAAGGTTTCCTTCAGCTAAAGCCAATATATGATTTCCTATGCATGATTGAAGCTTATGGTGGCTAG
- a CDS encoding DUF3793 family protein, with the protein MKKINTLPDRDYLLSMIYFSAAPTITGNKPSTLVTFTKDKRNLYDLWKTHKAYICNKLGMEYAQLRERQNSVRVLFYKRELMEECLFKKECRDFLNSVGYHSETTLDECIEKLKSRFEYICPHEIGIFLGIPVEDVIGFISNNGENSILCKYWKVYHNPENARLLFDSYDKARECVKSLLISYN; encoded by the coding sequence ATGAAAAAAATAAATACTCTTCCCGACCGGGACTACCTACTTTCAATGATTTATTTTTCAGCAGCACCAACCATAACGGGAAATAAACCATCTACACTTGTAACCTTTACTAAAGATAAAAGAAACTTATATGATTTATGGAAAACTCACAAAGCATATATATGCAACAAGCTGGGTATGGAATATGCACAACTCAGGGAAAGACAAAACAGTGTCAGGGTTTTATTTTATAAAAGAGAACTCATGGAAGAATGTCTTTTTAAGAAGGAATGCAGAGATTTTTTGAATTCCGTGGGATATCATTCTGAAACAACCTTGGATGAATGTATAGAAAAACTAAAGAGTAGGTTTGAATACATTTGTCCACATGAAATAGGAATTTTTTTAGGTATTCCAGTTGAAGACGTAATAGGTTTTATCAGCAACAACGGTGAAAACAGTATACTTTGCAAGTACTGGAAGGTTTATCATAACCCTGAAAATGCACGCCTCCTTTTTGATAGCTATGACAAAGCCAGAGAATGTGTAAAAAGTTTACTTATCTCTTATAATTGA
- the pheA gene encoding prephenate dehydratase, whose product MVKSIGYLGPCGTFSHEAAGLYAEGKSCTLMEFVSIQDVLYAVKDNIISEAIVPIENSLEGAVNVTLDVLAKEEGLYIKGELILPVSLNLVVKKGTLPGDITTIMSHPQPLGQAREFLNRCYPKAVQVEENSTSQAAQRVSEGDGTYAAITSRTAAKINGLEVLSADIQDVANNHTRFVIISKEYQKRTGCDKTSIVFSTDNKPGSLYRVLDIFSLWDINMTRIESRPSKNALGQYIFFIDIDGHIEDQDIYDALTMIKRKTSFYRFIGSYPMIKGKI is encoded by the coding sequence ATGGTAAAAAGTATTGGTTATCTTGGTCCATGCGGAACATTTTCACATGAAGCGGCCGGACTATATGCGGAGGGAAAGTCGTGCACCCTAATGGAGTTTGTGTCTATTCAGGATGTTCTTTATGCAGTTAAAGACAACATTATAAGTGAGGCAATAGTTCCTATTGAGAACTCCCTTGAAGGTGCCGTTAATGTTACGCTGGACGTATTAGCTAAAGAAGAAGGCTTGTATATTAAAGGAGAACTTATACTGCCCGTTAGTTTAAATCTGGTAGTCAAGAAGGGAACTTTACCTGGGGATATCACTACAATTATGTCACATCCTCAGCCCTTAGGACAGGCAAGAGAATTCCTGAATAGATGTTATCCTAAGGCTGTTCAGGTTGAGGAAAACAGTACCTCCCAAGCTGCTCAAAGGGTTTCCGAAGGGGACGGTACCTATGCGGCAATTACAAGCCGTACAGCTGCTAAAATAAACGGGCTTGAAGTATTGTCAGCAGATATACAGGATGTTGCAAATAATCATACAAGGTTTGTTATAATTTCAAAAGAATACCAGAAAAGGACGGGCTGTGATAAGACTTCCATTGTATTTTCAACGGATAACAAGCCCGGAAGCCTGTACAGAGTATTGGATATATTCAGCCTGTGGGATATCAATATGACAAGGATTGAGTCAAGACCATCCAAAAATGCACTTGGGCAATATATATTTTTTATTGATATTGACGGTCATATAGAGGATCAGGATATTTATGATGCTTTGACAATGATAAAAAGAAAAACATCATTTTACAGGTTTATCGGTTCGTATCCCATGATTAAGGGAAAAATATAG
- a CDS encoding DUF2007 domain-containing protein, with the protein MDNQQDQINWKYLKTADNEFEFNIIKGKLEENGIVCVGKGKDLGLIDSTLLNVILGPCVPIDVKVPEDRYQEALEIINTKVSDEELEKQALDFGKTDNDSENENDK; encoded by the coding sequence ATGGATAACCAACAAGATCAAATTAATTGGAAGTATCTTAAAACAGCGGATAATGAGTTTGAGTTTAACATAATTAAAGGAAAACTCGAGGAAAATGGAATAGTATGTGTAGGGAAAGGAAAAGATCTGGGCCTCATTGACAGTACCTTGTTAAATGTTATACTAGGGCCTTGTGTTCCTATAGATGTAAAAGTACCGGAGGACAGGTACCAAGAGGCACTTGAGATAATTAATACAAAGGTAAGTGATGAAGAACTGGAAAAGCAGGCACTGGATTTCGGTAAAACCGATAACGATAGCGAAAACGAAAATGATAAATAG
- the rpsR gene encoding 30S ribosomal protein S18: protein MPGPKRDNRRNDRDSYDKGEGKGGMRMRRVKKKVCSFCVDKATDIDYKDVAKIRKYVSERGKILPRRISGNCAKHQRQLTVAVKRARHIALLPYTAE from the coding sequence ATGCCAGGACCAAAGAGAGATAACAGAAGAAACGATAGAGATTCTTATGATAAGGGCGAAGGTAAAGGCGGCATGAGAATGAGAAGAGTTAAGAAAAAGGTTTGCTCATTCTGTGTTGATAAAGCTACTGATATAGATTACAAGGATGTTGCTAAAATCAGAAAGTATGTTTCTGAAAGAGGTAAGATTCTTCCTAGAAGAATATCAGGAAACTGCGCTAAGCACCAACGTCAGTTAACAGTTGCGGTTAAGAGAGCAAGACATATTGCTTTACTTCCATACACTGCTGAATAA
- a CDS encoding DUF2325 domain-containing protein, which yields MSIVLVGGHDRMQDEYKQICCKRGHRVKIYTQMPARFDKVIGNPDGIVLFTGTVSHKMILTALREAKKKKISVFRSHTSSANSLEELLTKMEGTTNGTVCPS from the coding sequence ATGAGCATAGTATTAGTAGGTGGTCATGACAGAATGCAGGATGAATATAAACAAATATGTTGTAAACGGGGGCACCGTGTAAAGATTTATACTCAAATGCCTGCAAGATTTGATAAGGTTATCGGAAACCCTGACGGAATAGTTCTATTTACAGGTACAGTTTCCCATAAAATGATTCTTACTGCCCTCAGAGAGGCAAAGAAAAAGAAAATCAGTGTTTTTAGAAGCCACACAAGTAGTGCTAACTCACTTGAAGAGCTTTTAACAAAAATGGAAGGTACTACTAATGGTACTGTCTGTCCCTCTTAA
- the glgB gene encoding 1,4-alpha-glucan branching protein GlgB has product MRKNLVQAATNIINGECKDPHSYLGMHLLGVEGKNLQTVVRVYQPTAKMVELLDVSAGNSFPMKKLCSNGIYEITFPDRSDIFEYQLKITDLSGNSFSTHDPYCFWPVISEFDTHLFNQGNHHRIYEKLGAHVMTHNKVKGTLFAVWAPCAKRVSVVGDFNQWDGRRHQMRELGSSGVWELFIPLVSTGDLYKYEIKTPEDNLIFKADPFAYYAEKRPDTASIVMDIDNYTWYDDQWMSAREEKDVFNGPMSIYELHLGTWSTAAEPDENGDIYVNYRIIADRLIPYIKFMGYTHIELLPVAEHPFDGSWGYQVTGYYAVTSRYGKPEDFMYFVDMCHQNDIGVFLDWVPAHFPKDAHGLARFDGTALYEHSDPRQGEHPEWGTLVFNHGRNEVRNFLISNAVFWFEKYHIDGLRVDAVASMIYLDYAKKPGQWIPNKYGGNLNLEAADFLKQLNTTVFGYFKGIIMVAEESSSWPMITKPPYMGGLGFTFKWNMGWMNDFLKYIKMDPIYRKYHHNLITFSLMYAFSENYILVLSHDEVVHGKCSMLSKQPGDYWQKFAGLRATYGYTYGHPGKKLLFMGGEYGQFIEWNDKKGLDWHLLDYDMHKKLQTYVRDLNTLYRESKALYEVDLSYDGFEWIDCNDNDHSVVSFIRKGRDYHDMLIFVCNFTPAVNYNYCIGVPFELEYELVMNSNYEKYGGYEPNDSNKIYTVINESLHGRPFKLCLTIPPFGVLVLRPIFKDS; this is encoded by the coding sequence ATGAGAAAAAATTTGGTTCAAGCAGCTACAAATATTATAAATGGTGAATGTAAAGATCCTCATTCATACCTTGGGATGCACCTTTTGGGTGTAGAAGGTAAGAATCTTCAAACCGTTGTCAGAGTTTATCAGCCTACCGCTAAAATGGTTGAGCTTTTGGATGTTTCCGCAGGCAACTCGTTTCCAATGAAAAAACTTTGCAGTAATGGAATATATGAAATAACATTTCCGGACAGGAGTGATATTTTTGAATATCAGCTCAAAATAACAGACCTTTCGGGAAATAGCTTCTCAACACATGATCCCTATTGTTTCTGGCCTGTTATATCCGAATTTGACACACATCTCTTTAATCAAGGCAATCACCACAGGATTTATGAGAAGCTAGGTGCACATGTGATGACTCATAATAAGGTAAAAGGAACCCTTTTTGCAGTATGGGCTCCTTGTGCCAAGCGTGTGAGTGTTGTGGGAGATTTCAATCAGTGGGATGGGCGCAGACACCAAATGCGTGAACTGGGTTCATCAGGTGTCTGGGAGTTATTTATTCCTCTTGTATCAACCGGAGATTTGTATAAATATGAGATTAAGACCCCTGAAGACAATCTGATTTTTAAAGCCGATCCTTTTGCTTATTACGCTGAAAAGAGGCCTGATACAGCCTCAATTGTTATGGACATAGATAACTACACTTGGTATGATGACCAATGGATGAGTGCCAGAGAAGAAAAAGATGTATTCAATGGTCCAATGTCAATATATGAACTTCATCTGGGAACATGGTCAACTGCCGCAGAACCTGATGAAAACGGGGACATATACGTCAATTACAGAATTATTGCCGATAGACTGATCCCGTATATAAAATTTATGGGATATACGCACATTGAACTATTGCCTGTTGCCGAACATCCCTTTGACGGTTCCTGGGGATATCAGGTTACGGGCTATTATGCTGTCACAAGCCGTTATGGAAAACCTGAAGATTTCATGTATTTTGTTGACATGTGCCATCAGAATGATATAGGAGTCTTTTTGGACTGGGTTCCAGCTCATTTCCCTAAAGATGCCCATGGGTTGGCCCGGTTTGACGGAACAGCCTTATACGAGCATTCAGACCCACGTCAGGGAGAACATCCTGAATGGGGTACTCTTGTTTTTAACCATGGACGGAATGAGGTACGAAATTTCCTGATATCAAATGCTGTATTCTGGTTTGAAAAATACCATATAGACGGTTTAAGAGTAGATGCCGTTGCATCTATGATTTACCTGGACTATGCTAAAAAACCCGGACAGTGGATTCCAAACAAATACGGTGGAAATCTCAATCTTGAGGCTGCTGATTTTCTTAAACAGCTTAATACCACTGTGTTCGGTTATTTTAAAGGTATAATAATGGTAGCTGAGGAATCCTCCTCATGGCCTATGATTACCAAACCTCCTTATATGGGCGGTCTGGGATTTACCTTTAAGTGGAATATGGGCTGGATGAATGATTTCCTGAAGTATATAAAAATGGACCCCATATACAGAAAATACCACCACAATCTTATAACTTTTTCATTGATGTACGCTTTCAGTGAAAATTATATTCTTGTTCTGTCTCACGACGAAGTTGTACACGGCAAATGCTCCATGCTAAGCAAACAGCCGGGAGATTACTGGCAAAAGTTTGCAGGGCTCCGGGCCACCTATGGTTACACCTATGGTCACCCGGGAAAAAAGCTTCTGTTTATGGGGGGCGAATACGGGCAATTCATCGAGTGGAACGACAAAAAAGGTTTAGATTGGCACCTTCTGGATTATGATATGCATAAAAAGCTGCAAACCTATGTCAGGGATTTGAATACTTTGTATAGAGAAAGCAAGGCTTTATATGAAGTGGATTTAAGCTATGACGGGTTTGAGTGGATAGACTGCAATGATAACGACCACAGTGTTGTTTCCTTTATAAGAAAGGGCCGGGACTACCACGATATGCTGATATTTGTTTGCAATTTTACACCCGCAGTTAATTATAATTATTGCATCGGTGTACCTTTTGAACTTGAATATGAGCTTGTTATGAACAGTAACTATGAAAAGTATGGCGGGTATGAACCGAATGATTCAAATAAAATATATACGGTGATTAACGAATCTTTGCATGGAAGGCCCTTTAAGCTTTGTCTTACAATACCCCCATTCGGCGTACTTGTTTTGAGACCTATATTCAAAGACTCCTGA
- a CDS encoding flavodoxin, protein MKNIIVIFWSGTGNTQKMAMAIAEGASCNDTEVIVKQVSDATVNDVINADVVALGCPSMGYEVLEETEMEPFIESLEKVNLNGKNMVLFGSYDWGTGQWMEDWSERMAGLGAALVTEGLIIHTEPDDDGILKCKELGKKLLEA, encoded by the coding sequence ATGAAAAATATTATTGTTATATTCTGGAGTGGCACCGGCAATACTCAAAAGATGGCTATGGCTATAGCAGAAGGTGCAAGTTGCAATGACACAGAGGTAATAGTCAAACAAGTTTCGGATGCAACTGTTAATGATGTGATAAATGCAGATGTTGTAGCATTAGGTTGTCCCTCAATGGGCTATGAAGTCCTTGAAGAAACAGAAATGGAGCCGTTTATAGAGTCATTGGAAAAAGTCAACCTTAACGGCAAAAATATGGTCCTTTTCGGTTCATATGACTGGGGTACCGGACAATGGATGGAAGACTGGTCTGAGAGAATGGCAGGTCTTGGTGCCGCTTTAGTTACGGAAGGACTAATAATACATACTGAACCCGATGATGATGGTATTCTAAAATGCAAGGAATTAGGCAAAAAATTACTTGAAGCATAG
- a CDS encoding MazG-like family protein has product MTQFDNQIDITRNVKIIEWLKSELLTDVANLFKALVNGFREEVSETLADTLANIILICYLLGKRFGINYKTIEMKIDSKIRLGLVEDHDVEKYYGDLSELAKHLNVSRSGRQGT; this is encoded by the coding sequence ATGACACAGTTTGACAATCAAATTGATATAACAAGAAATGTTAAGATTATTGAATGGCTTAAAAGCGAACTGCTTACTGATGTAGCAAATTTGTTTAAAGCGCTGGTGAACGGTTTTCGGGAAGAGGTTTCGGAAACACTTGCAGACACGCTTGCAAATATTATTTTAATTTGTTATCTTCTTGGAAAGCGGTTCGGTATTAATTATAAAACTATAGAAATGAAAATAGATAGTAAGATTAGGCTCGGCCTTGTGGAGGATCATGATGTTGAGAAATATTACGGGGATTTGTCAGAGTTGGCAAAACACCTTAATGTATCAAGATCCGGAAGGCAGGGGACTTAA
- a CDS encoding single-stranded DNA-binding protein, producing the protein MNKVVLMGRLTKDPDLRYTSGNNTAVASFTLAVNRRFAREGQPQADFINVVAWDKSAEFCGKYFTKGLQVVVVGRIQTRTWDDNEGKRHYVTEVVAEETYFADSKRNGETGNGGSTQKTYSETPAASGDGFYPMDEDDELPF; encoded by the coding sequence ATGAACAAAGTTGTATTAATGGGTAGACTTACAAAAGATCCAGACCTAAGATACACCAGTGGAAACAATACGGCAGTTGCGAGTTTCACACTTGCCGTAAACAGACGTTTTGCCAGAGAAGGACAGCCCCAGGCTGATTTCATCAATGTTGTTGCATGGGACAAGAGCGCAGAGTTTTGTGGAAAGTATTTCACAAAAGGATTGCAGGTTGTTGTTGTTGGTAGGATTCAGACCAGAACATGGGACGATAATGAGGGGAAGCGTCATTACGTTACAGAAGTTGTCGCAGAGGAAACATACTTTGCAGACAGTAAACGTAATGGTGAAACTGGTAACGGTGGTTCCACGCAGAAAACTTATTCTGAAACACCTGCCGCATCCGGTGATGGATTCTATCCAATGGATGAGGATGACGAACTGCCTTTTTAA
- a CDS encoding response regulator transcription factor has translation MNILLFEDRIPSADSLVHTFKKNHHTVFYTDSIRDGLYLAATGVYDIIILDTLEHTADGVVLVKDIRNLGLTLPIFLLSAQSDVTCKVIALDSGADDYLVKPFSTEELLARVRALGRRKNSILLNNTLCYGDITLDTYSLKISTKSAETKLTCQECNILEFLIIRKCVITSKDMIIEKIWGFDSDAHGNHVEVYISFIRKKLKSLNSKVLINTIRRLGYKLDIKSKQQ, from the coding sequence ATGAATATTCTGCTTTTTGAAGACAGAATTCCTTCCGCTGATTCACTTGTACATACTTTTAAGAAAAACCATCACACCGTTTTCTATACAGATAGTATCCGGGACGGCTTATATCTCGCTGCGACTGGTGTATATGATATTATCATTTTGGATACTTTGGAGCATACGGCAGACGGAGTTGTTTTGGTTAAAGACATTAGGAACCTAGGCTTGACATTGCCCATATTTCTACTTTCTGCTCAAAGCGATGTAACCTGTAAAGTAATAGCACTTGACAGTGGTGCAGATGATTATCTGGTCAAACCATTTTCCACAGAAGAACTATTAGCACGAGTTAGGGCTTTAGGCAGGCGAAAAAACTCAATACTTTTAAACAATACTTTATGCTATGGTGATATCACGCTGGATACCTACAGTTTAAAAATATCCACAAAAAGTGCAGAAACTAAATTGACCTGCCAGGAGTGTAATATTTTAGAGTTTTTAATCATACGGAAATGTGTGATTACTTCAAAAGACATGATAATAGAAAAAATCTGGGGATTTGACTCTGATGCACACGGAAATCACGTTGAAGTGTACATATCTTTTATAAGAAAAAAATTGAAATCTTTAAATTCAAAAGTCCTTATAAATACTATTCGCAGATTAGGCTACAAACTCGATATAAAGTCGAAGCAACAGTAG
- the rpsF gene encoding 30S ribosomal protein S6: protein MLKKYETIFIINSEVGEEATKALVEKFKTMLETSAQLESIDEWGKRKMAYEIDDKTDGYYVLANFSSSPDFPAELERIYKITEGILKYIIIKKD, encoded by the coding sequence ATGTTGAAGAAGTATGAAACTATCTTTATTATCAATTCAGAAGTTGGCGAGGAAGCTACAAAGGCTCTCGTAGAAAAGTTCAAAACTATGCTCGAAACTTCAGCTCAGCTGGAAAGCATCGATGAATGGGGAAAGAGAAAGATGGCTTACGAAATCGATGATAAGACCGACGGTTATTATGTACTTGCGAACTTTTCATCAAGCCCAGATTTTCCTGCTGAATTAGAAAGAATCTACAAAATCACTGAAGGAATTCTCAAGTATATCATAATAAAGAAGGATTAG